The Plectropomus leopardus isolate mb chromosome 2, YSFRI_Pleo_2.0, whole genome shotgun sequence genome has a window encoding:
- the spcs1 gene encoding signal peptidase complex subunit 1, with the protein MLSIFKSIPSHMDYKGQKLAEQIFQGIILISAVIGFVYGLIIEQFGWTVYIVLAGFAVSCVLTLPPWPMYRRNPLSWQPVIPETSGESSQKPQETLKKKKHK; encoded by the exons ATGCTGTCCATATTCAAGTCCATTCCTTCGCACATG GACTATAAAGGCCAGAAACTGGCTGAACAGATTTTCCAAGGAATTATACTCATCTCGGCG GTGATCGGATTCGTGTATGGTCTGATCATTGAACAGTTTGGGTGGACAGTGTACATCGTCTTGGCTGGTTTTGCTGTGTCCTGTGTg TTGACCCTGCCTCCCTGGCCCATGTACAGAAGGAATCCTCTGTCCTGGCAGCCAGTTATACCAGAGACCAGCGGGGAGTCCAGCCAAAAACCTCAGGAAACTCTCAAGAAGAAGAAGCACAAATAA
- the nek4 gene encoding serine/threonine-protein kinase Nek4, with amino-acid sequence MMNNYLFIRVVGKGSYGEVNLVKHKTDRKQYVIKKLNLITSSKRERRAAEQEAQLLSQLRHPNIVTYRESWEGDDCQLYIVMGFCEGGDLYHRLKQQKGELLPERQVVEWFVQIAMALQYLHERNILHRDLKTQNIFLTKTNIIKVGDLGIARVLENQNDMASTLIGTPYYMSPELFSNKPYNHKSDVWALGCCVYEMSTLKHAFNAKDMNSLVYRIVEGKLPQMPSRYDPQLGELIKSMLCKRPEDRPDVKLILRQPYIKRQIAMFLEATKEKTAKSRKKAVGGSGDCRANSASPVVSHLPKPEKSPQPEPLARVKRKEEKSQQHRARNGIPDCTPIQTPPQSSSPDALKASMASLATISNINIDVQLQEDEDLMKRQAQGPQSVVSHQRGVNEPVSHSVYRDSKGRVKPDPSPPPSPVKPPQKSVSGVGSRGADERRASNGLLDIHPQATPLPGGTVSVCGEKQMSDDKEDTMELLKEADMQNPKVEAERDAALTVPERRSAHKSNEENIGVVGEVNMDSKNDTVTLLKGAPTQHHTLDIQESLESTEKLLEPFPPTLEPLQEESLSPASKPGLTPSYQTPPDHSSEPFISQQHRRRDTRWTHVDQDKSKVAAPRPLPPPPVESIAMEGRKRSKRSAESKTASVVATSTSVSSCKDGFLPLPQERPLSARERRRLRQSQESASQPGVHIVRRASYDVTSTKDEHDSAHDTRSVPDTITDTNSKQDKFSGRRSDEDECSSSTSSTERSEGDCRERKTESSDMQDLVHMMTQTLRMDIGDSLNEADRGRFGSTALPEFRLNKRYRDTLVLHGKAREEAENLSLGQIPAGFSSGPAKIRRAIENLRTDVVKGLGVKLLDKVLEIMDVEDDTKRELRLRDQMGDEKYQTYAVMVRQLKFFEDIAVKV; translated from the exons ATGATGAATAATTATCTTTTCATCAGGGTTGTTGGGAAAGGGAGCTACGGGGAGGTGAACTTggtgaaacacaaaacagaccGAAAACAG tATGTTATTAAGAAGCTGAATTTAATCACCTCCTCCAAGCGGGAACGACGTGCAGCAGAGCAGGAGGCGCAGCTTCTGTCCCAGCTGCGGCATCCCAACATTGTGACATACAGAGAGTCCTGGGAGGGAGATGACTGCCAGCTGTACATTGTGATGGGTTTCTGTGAAGGCGGTGACCTTTATCATCGACTCAAACAGCAAAAAGGCGAGCTCCTACCTGAGAGGCAGGTGGTGGAGTGGTTTGTCCAGATCGCCATGGCACTCCAG TACCTGCATGAGAGAAACATTCTTCACCGGGACCTTAAAACACAGAACATCTTCCTGACCAAGACCAACATAATCAAAGTTGGGGATCTTGGCATTGCGAGAGTATTGGAGAACCAGAATGATATGGCGAGCACACTCATAGGGACTCCTTACTATATGAGCCCAGAGCTTTTCTCTAATAAACCCTATAACCACAAG TCAGACGTATGGGCCCTGGGTTGCTGTGTGTATGAAATGTCCACACTGAAACATGCCTTCAACGCCAAGGACATGAACTCACTGGTTTATCGCATTGTAGAAGGAAAG CTGCCACAGATGCCCAGCAGGTACGATCCCCAGCTGGGAGAACTGATCAAGAGCATGCTGTGTAAGAGACCTGAAGACAGGCCCGATGTCAAGCTCATCCTCCGGCAGCCCTATATCAAACGACAAATTGCTATGTTCCTCGAGGCCACTAAAGA AAAAACTGCCAAGTCAAGAAAGAAAGCAGTGGGTGGCAGTGGTGATTGTAGGGCCAACAGTGCATCACCTGTTGTGTCACATCTGccaaaacctgagaaaagtcCCCAGCCTGAACCTCTAGCCAGAGTGAAACGG AAAGAAGAGAAATCACAGCAACACAGAGCTCGGAACGGCATCCCAGACTGCACTCCGATCCAAACACCTCCACAATCTTCCTCACCTGATGCTCTCAAAGCCAGCATGGCATCCCTGGCAACCATCAGCAACATTAATATTGATGTCCAACTGCAGGAGGATGAAGACCTGATGAAGAGACAGGCACAGGGGCCCCAGTCTGTTGTGTCACACCAGCGGGGAGTCAATGAACCTGTGAGTCACAGTGTTTACAGAGACAGCAAGGGGAGAGTGAAACCAGatccctctccccctccttccCCCGTTAAGCCCCCTCAGAAGTCTGTATCAGGTGTTGGCAGCCGGGGAGCAGACGAGAGGAGGGCATCCAATGGATTGTTAGACATTCATCCACAGGCCACACCACTCCCTGGGGGtacagtgtctgtctgtgggGAGAAGCAGATGTCAGACGATAAGGAGGATACCATGGAGTTACTTAAAGAGGCTGACATGCAGAACCCAAAGGtagaagcagagagagatgcTGCTCTCACTGTTCCTGAGAGAAGATCTGCACACAAATCCAATGAAGAGAATATCGGAGTGGTTGGAGAAGTGAATATGGACAGTAAAAATGATACTGTGACCCTTCTTAAGGGAGCTCCGACACAACACCATACATTAGACATCCAA GAAAGCCTAGAATCTACTGAAAAGCTGCTAGAGCCGTTCCCTCCAACACTG GAGCCTCTTCAGGAGGAGTCTCTCTCACCAGCCAGTAAGCCGGGTCTGACCCCTTCATACCAAACTCCCCCGGACCATTCATCAGAACCGTTTATatcacagcagcacagaaggAGGGACACAAGATGGACACATGTGGATCAGGACAAG TCCAAGGTGGCTGCTCCTAGACCTTTACCTCCACCTCCTGTTGAGAGCATAGCCatggaggggaggaagaggagcaagAGGAGTGCAGAGAGCAAGACAGCCAGTGTAGTGGCAACCTCCACGTCAGTTAGCTCCTGTAAGGATGGGTTCTTACCACTGCCACAG GAACGTCCTCTGTCGGCCAGAGAGAGAAGACGACTGAGGCAGTCCCAGGAGAGTGCCAGCCAGCCAG GTGTGCATATTGTAAGAAGGGCGTCTTATGATGTCACTTCCACCAAGGACGAGCATGACAGCGCTCATGATACCAGATCTGTGCCAGACACTATTACAGACACCAACAGTAAG CAGGATAAGTTCTCAGGACGAAGGTCGGATGAAGACGAGTGCAGCTCATCCACAAGTTCTACAGAACGTTCAGAGGGAGACTGCAGGGAAAG GAAGACAGAGTCCAGTGACATGCAGGATTTAGTCCACATGATGACTCAAACTTTGAGAATGGATATTGGAGACAGTCTGAAtgaggcagacagaggcagaTTCGGCTCTACTGCATTGCCAGAATTTAGACTGAACAAGAGGTACAGAGACACCCTGGTGCTTCATGGGAAGGCtcgagaggaggcagagaactTGTCACTCGGACAAATACCAGCAG GCTTCTCGTCTGGTCCAGCCAAGATAAGGAGAGCCATAGAAAACCTGAGAACAGATGTGGTGAAGGGACTGGGGGTCAAGCTGTTGGACAAAGTCCTGGAAATCATGGACGTGGAAGATGACACCAAACGAGAA CTGCGCCTTCGTGATCAGATGGGGGATGAGAAATACCAAACGTACGCTGTGATGGTGAGGCAGCTGAAATTCTTTGAGGATATTGCCGTCaaggtttaa